From Caminibacter mediatlanticus TB-2, the proteins below share one genomic window:
- a CDS encoding chemotaxis protein CheX: MNNILYQSCENFAKSLGIDIIKCNDDDIKGFVSEVDVRGDLNYKVYVVLPKEKLDMVSEIFFGDTSYDIEDLSKEIANLIVGNANVVASEKNINFDISVPKFLGEYKNLEFDDKICLKSNGIKFFVLYKEE; encoded by the coding sequence ATGAATAATATTTTATATCAATCTTGTGAAAATTTTGCTAAAAGTTTAGGGATAGATATTATAAAGTGTAATGATGATGATATAAAAGGTTTTGTTAGTGAAGTAGATGTTAGAGGAGATTTAAATTATAAAGTGTATGTAGTTTTGCCAAAAGAGAAACTTGATATGGTTAGTGAGATTTTTTTTGGTGATACAAGTTATGATATTGAAGATTTATCAAAAGAGATAGCGAATTTAATCGTAGGTAACGCTAATGTAGTTGCATCTGAGAAGAATATAAATTTTGATATTTCAGTTCCAAAATTTTTAGGTGAGTATAAAAATTTAGAATTTGATGATAAAATATGTTTAAAATCAAATGGTATAAAATTTTTTGTTTTATATAAGGAGGAGTAG
- a CDS encoding response regulator transcription factor, translating into MIIAIIEDEEDLLELLEFNLSKEGYDVVGFLNSKKIRDFLKEESPDLLIVDRNLPCIEGTKLIKELREEGYNVPVIFLTAKNSEENILEGFDVGGDDYITKPFSMKELLARIKAVLKRNKGINEVLSYKNAKLNLNTHTLLIDGISIHLTNNEFKLLKIFFENPNTIISKSEIADILEIGEKSVNVAISRLNNKTNLLVAIRGVGYKLK; encoded by the coding sequence ATGATTATTGCTATAATTGAAGATGAAGAAGATTTATTAGAACTACTTGAATTTAATCTCTCAAAAGAAGGATATGATGTTGTTGGTTTTTTAAACTCTAAAAAAATAAGAGACTTTTTAAAAGAAGAGAGTCCTGATTTACTAATAGTAGATAGAAATTTACCTTGTATTGAAGGGACAAAACTTATAAAGGAACTAAGAGAAGAGGGGTATAATGTTCCTGTCATTTTCTTAACAGCTAAAAATTCAGAAGAAAATATTTTAGAAGGATTTGATGTAGGTGGAGATGATTATATTACCAAACCATTTAGTATGAAAGAACTTCTTGCAAGAATAAAAGCTGTTTTAAAAAGAAATAAAGGTATTAATGAAGTTTTGTCATATAAAAATGCTAAGCTAAATTTAAATACTCATACTTTATTAATTGATGGTATATCTATACATCTTACTAATAATGAATTTAAATTACTAAAAATATTTTTTGAAAATCCAAATACAATAATTTCTAAATCAGAAATAGCAGATATTTTAGAAATAGGTGAAAAAAGTGTAAATGTTGCAATAAGTAGATTAAATAACAAAACTAATTTACTTGTCGCAATAAGAGGTGTTGGATATAAATTAAAATGA
- a CDS encoding sensor histidine kinase, producing the protein MKNKIKNYIKKNFFKECNEIEKLKRENKRLKQINEKLKTMNSFKDEVISAISHEFKNPISIINGYIETIIESNLDEKTKIKFLKKIYNNTTRLSELIDRLYLITKLENKKLKPKFEKFRLDTVAKNLIDSFDEDRIKLNAKKIEITADKNLIDIVLRNLISNALKYSSKEIIVNINEEKVEVIDKGKGIDEKHIELIKEKFYRVAKNDWDNSLGLGLAIVEHILQLHNTKLEIESKKGKGSKFYFDITSLVNKELQQ; encoded by the coding sequence ATGAAAAATAAAATTAAAAATTATATAAAAAAGAATTTTTTTAAAGAATGTAATGAAATAGAAAAATTAAAAAGAGAAAATAAAAGACTAAAACAAATTAATGAAAAACTAAAAACTATGAATTCTTTTAAAGATGAAGTAATTTCAGCTATTTCTCATGAATTTAAAAATCCAATTTCAATCATTAATGGATATATTGAAACAATAATTGAATCTAATCTTGACGAAAAAACAAAAATAAAATTTTTAAAAAAAATATATAACAATACTACAAGACTTAGTGAATTAATAGATAGATTATATTTAATAACAAAACTTGAAAATAAAAAATTAAAACCAAAATTTGAAAAATTTAGATTAGATACTGTTGCAAAAAATTTAATTGATTCATTTGATGAAGATAGAATAAAATTAAATGCTAAAAAAATTGAAATAACAGCAGATAAAAATTTAATAGATATAGTTTTAAGAAACTTAATATCAAATGCTCTAAAATACTCATCAAAAGAAATAATTGTAAATATTAATGAAGAAAAAGTAGAAGTAATAGATAAAGGGAAAGGAATAGATGAAAAACATATTGAATTAATCAAAGAAAAGTTTTATAGAGTTGCAAAAAATGATTGGGATAACTCTCTTGGTCTTGGGCTTGCAATAGTAGAACATATTTTACAATTACATAACACTAAATTAGAAATAGAAAGCAAAAAAGGTAAAGGAAGTAAATTTTATTTTGATATTACTTCATTAGTAAATAAGGAACTCCAACAATAA
- the pstC gene encoding phosphate ABC transporter permease subunit PstC — translation MEAIFKKLSALSATTILIILSAIFVVLFIQAKPAIEKYGFHFLVDPRWGVTVVNELKNNMNSNADVTHTNEKVNNFNEGDDIAIDDEDALAAIGGVNQNTDVVYGGLIPIVGTILSTLIAMAFAVPIAMGIAIFLAEIAPPFISKPVGIAIELLAAIPSIIYGMWGLFYFGPFISSIFGGGSVSLLVAGLVLGIMIIPFMASLTRDSMNTTPSVLKESAYAIGATKFEVIKDVIFPYAKQGIIGSMILALGRALGETMAVAFVIGGVFKFPDKITDPTVSIPVVLANNFAESSGMSYSALFYLALILFVVSFIVITFAKFYFLRDKK, via the coding sequence ATGGAAGCTATCTTCAAAAAATTATCTGCTCTTAGTGCAACTACTATTTTAATTATACTCTCAGCAATTTTTGTAGTTTTGTTTATTCAAGCAAAACCAGCTATTGAAAAGTATGGATTTCATTTTTTAGTTGATCCACGATGGGGAGTTACAGTCGTGAATGAACTAAAAAATAATATGAATTCTAATGCTGATGTAACTCATACAAATGAAAAGGTAAACAATTTTAATGAGGGAGATGATATAGCAATTGATGATGAAGATGCATTAGCAGCAATTGGAGGAGTTAATCAAAATACCGATGTAGTTTATGGAGGATTAATTCCAATAGTAGGTACAATTTTATCTACTCTTATTGCAATGGCATTTGCAGTTCCAATTGCAATGGGAATTGCAATTTTTTTAGCTGAAATTGCTCCGCCTTTTATTTCTAAGCCAGTTGGTATTGCAATAGAACTACTTGCCGCGATTCCAAGTATTATTTATGGTATGTGGGGGCTTTTTTATTTTGGTCCTTTTATTAGTAGTATTTTTGGTGGTGGTAGTGTTAGTTTACTTGTTGCAGGACTTGTACTTGGGATTATGATAATTCCTTTTATGGCTTCATTGACTCGTGATAGTATGAATACAACTCCTTCTGTTTTAAAAGAATCGGCTTATGCAATAGGTGCTACTAAATTTGAAGTTATTAAAGATGTTATATTTCCTTATGCTAAACAAGGGATTATAGGTAGTATGATTTTAGCTCTTGGTAGGGCTCTTGGTGAAACTATGGCAGTTGCATTTGTGATTGGAGGAGTATTTAAATTTCCAGATAAAATTACAGACCCAACAGTTTCAATTCCAGTAGTTCTTGCAAATAACTTTGCTGAAAGTAGTGGAATGAGTTATTCAGCTTTATTTTATTTAGCATTAATTTTATTTGTTGTTTCATTTATTGTAATTACTTTTGCTAAGTTTTACTTTTTAAGGGATAAAAAATGA
- the pstS gene encoding phosphate ABC transporter substrate-binding protein PstS codes for MKKFIAGLTLAAVSSFAWTINGTGASFPYPVYKQWIKGFYQETGNKVNYTATGSGTGIKEVVARHVDFGGSDKPLSPAVLKKAKLYQFPTVVGGITLAYNIPGVNNLKLSEAAIEGIVLGTIQYWDNPVIAKYNPNAKLPHKKIIFVHRSDKSGTTFNFTYYLSKMSSIWRKYYGAKKALNWPTDEQGRSIAGKGNFGVSAAIKTNTYSIGYVDYADAVKNNLNLATVQGKDGKFYAPTPKNFAEGAAFAGFDPKQDFYKIIAYPQKGYPIIAATFILLPKEKTNTNKKVTTFFSYGYDHDEMASKLGYIPLPSSVKAQVKKYWEEKGIAPSK; via the coding sequence ATGAAAAAATTTATCGCAGGTTTAACTCTTGCAGCGGTTAGTTCATTTGCATGGACAATTAATGGTACAGGTGCATCTTTTCCATATCCAGTTTATAAACAATGGATAAAAGGATTTTATCAAGAAACAGGAAACAAAGTTAACTATACTGCAACAGGTAGTGGTACTGGTATTAAAGAAGTTGTAGCAAGACATGTTGATTTTGGTGGAAGTGATAAACCATTATCACCAGCTGTTCTTAAAAAAGCAAAACTATATCAATTCCCAACAGTAGTTGGAGGAATTACATTAGCATATAATATCCCAGGTGTAAATAATCTAAAATTAAGTGAAGCTGCAATAGAAGGTATTGTACTTGGTACTATTCAATATTGGGATAATCCTGTAATTGCCAAATATAATCCAAATGCAAAATTACCTCACAAAAAAATTATTTTTGTACACAGAAGTGATAAATCAGGTACAACATTTAACTTTACATACTATTTAAGTAAAATGAGTAGTATTTGGAGAAAATACTATGGAGCAAAAAAAGCTCTTAATTGGCCAACAGATGAGCAAGGAAGAAGTATTGCTGGTAAAGGTAACTTTGGTGTAAGTGCTGCAATTAAAACAAATACATATTCAATTGGTTATGTTGATTATGCTGATGCAGTTAAAAATAATCTAAATTTAGCAACAGTTCAAGGAAAAGATGGTAAGTTCTATGCTCCAACACCTAAAAACTTTGCAGAAGGTGCAGCATTTGCTGGATTTGACCCAAAACAAGATTTCTATAAAATTATTGCTTATCCACAAAAAGGATATCCAATCATTGCAGCAACATTTATTTTATTACCAAAAGAAAAAACTAATACAAATAAAAAAGTTACAACATTCTTTAGCTATGGTTATGACCATGATGAAATGGCAAGTAAATTAGGATATATTCCACTTCCAAGCAGTGTAAAAGCACAAGTTAAAAAATATTGGGAAGAAAAAGGTATTGCTCCTTCTAAATAA
- a CDS encoding biotin--[acetyl-CoA-carboxylase] ligase, translated as MIKYVYFPEITSTQKVLLEDLKKNRVEKNICYWSDYQTDGIGSRNNKWIGKKGNLFFSFVVDKNEFLDVPIQSFSIYFGWILKKLLNKFGSNVVLKWPNDIYLLENFPRKIGGIITNIVNENLVTGIGINTKFALNDEFGCLDIDIKNVKILEEFFNEVFEYKNFSKVIKEYKKEFEKTKDIFKIDGNLNYDGALIKNNKKVYSRR; from the coding sequence TTGATTAAATATGTTTATTTTCCTGAAATTACTTCAACACAAAAAGTTTTATTAGAAGATTTAAAAAAAAATAGGGTAGAAAAAAATATATGTTATTGGAGCGATTATCAGACAGATGGTATTGGAAGTAGAAATAATAAATGGATAGGAAAAAAAGGTAATCTTTTTTTTTCTTTTGTTGTAGATAAAAATGAATTTTTAGATGTTCCAATTCAAAGCTTTTCTATCTATTTTGGATGGATATTAAAGAAGTTATTAAATAAATTTGGAAGTAATGTGGTTTTAAAATGGCCTAATGATATATATTTATTAGAGAACTTTCCAAGAAAAATAGGTGGAATAATTACAAATATTGTAAATGAAAATTTAGTTACTGGAATTGGAATAAATACAAAATTTGCTTTAAATGATGAATTTGGATGTTTGGATATTGATATAAAAAATGTTAAAATTTTAGAAGAATTTTTTAATGAAGTTTTTGAATATAAAAATTTTTCAAAAGTAATTAAAGAATATAAAAAAGAATTTGAAAAAACAAAAGATATTTTTAAAATTGATGGAAATTTAAATTATGATGGTGCATTAATAAAAAATAATAAAAAGGTATATTCAAGAAGATGA
- the pstB gene encoding phosphate ABC transporter ATP-binding protein PstB: MSLEKVMDIKNFSFTYAGADKPSLRNINMPIYQNKVTALIGPSGCGKSTLLRSLNRIHDLYPGNKYEGEILLKNFETKEMENILEYKKEDELIKLRQRVGMIFQKPTPFPMSIYDNIAYGLRLMGKKNKKELDEKVEEALKGAALWNEVKDRLKDDARGLSGGQQQRLCIARAIAVEPEVLLMDEPTSALDPISTIAIEELVTKLKDKVTIVIVTHNMQQASRVSDFTAYMYLGELIEFGTTEQIFLNPKEKHTADYIAGKFG, encoded by the coding sequence ATGAGTTTAGAAAAAGTAATGGATATAAAAAACTTTTCTTTTACATACGCTGGTGCTGATAAGCCAAGTTTAAGAAATATAAACATGCCAATTTATCAAAATAAAGTAACTGCTTTAATTGGACCAAGTGGATGTGGTAAATCAACACTTCTAAGAAGTCTTAACAGAATTCATGATTTATACCCTGGAAATAAATATGAAGGTGAAATTTTACTTAAAAATTTTGAAACAAAAGAAATGGAAAATATTTTAGAATATAAAAAAGAAGATGAATTAATTAAACTCAGACAAAGAGTGGGAATGATTTTTCAAAAACCAACCCCATTTCCTATGAGTATATATGATAATATTGCTTATGGACTAAGACTTATGGGTAAAAAAAATAAAAAAGAATTAGATGAAAAAGTAGAAGAAGCTCTTAAAGGTGCTGCTTTATGGAATGAAGTAAAAGATAGATTAAAAGATGATGCAAGAGGCCTTAGTGGTGGTCAGCAACAAAGATTATGTATTGCAAGAGCAATTGCAGTTGAGCCAGAAGTATTATTAATGGATGAGCCAACAAGTGCACTTGATCCTATTTCAACAATTGCAATAGAAGAACTTGTAACTAAATTAAAAGATAAAGTTACTATTGTAATTGTTACACATAATATGCAACAAGCAAGTAGAGTTAGTGACTTTACTGCTTATATGTATCTTGGAGAATTAATTGAGTTTGGAACTACTGAGCAAATCTTTCTTAATCCAAAAGAAAAACACACAGCTGATTATATTGCTGGTAAGTTTGGATAA
- the mnmG gene encoding tRNA uridine-5-carboxymethylaminomethyl(34) synthesis enzyme MnmG, translating to MKEFDVIVVGGGHAGIEAANAAARMGKNTLLLTMLVEQIGAASCNPAIGGLAKGHLVKEIDALGGLMALATDNAGIQFRVLNENRGPAVRGSRAQIDMDRYRIWMRNAILNTPNLTVAQEIVDEILVKNGKIYGVKTNLLNVYRCKALILTTGTFMRGLMHFGPVKIEGGRFHELPAKKISKSLEELGFKLERLKTGTTARIDARTIDFSKMEIQPGDENPKPFSFRTDKKTFNPKQLPCFITYTNETTHDIIKGNFHRAPLFTGQIEGIGPRYCPSIEDKLNKFPDKERHHVFVEPQTLEATEYYLNGLSTSLPMDVQEDFIHTIPGLENAKIVRFGYAIEYDFIQPTNLKHSLETKAIEGLFFAGQINGTTGYEEAAAQGIMAGINAALKIDEKEPLILRRDEAYIGVLIDDLVTKGTNEPYRMFTSRSEYRLLLREDNAILRLGDYGYKLGLLDEETYKRIEKLKEEINRGMKIVNETFVTPNKEINVLLESLGEEKIQNKMEIRKIIGRHTFNKDKLFKLLPELKSFSDEAIEQILIESRYHHYIEKQKQQIDKMKEMLSVKIPEDFEYKGIPGLSREIVEKLEKYRPATLFQASEISGVTPAAIDIIHMYINIKRNKK from the coding sequence ATGAAAGAATTTGATGTAATAGTTGTGGGTGGTGGTCATGCAGGAATTGAAGCTGCAAATGCTGCTGCAAGAATGGGTAAAAATACCCTTCTTTTAACGATGCTTGTAGAACAAATTGGAGCTGCAAGTTGTAATCCAGCAATAGGAGGACTTGCTAAGGGGCATTTAGTAAAAGAGATTGATGCTCTTGGTGGTCTTATGGCTCTTGCTACTGATAATGCTGGAATTCAATTTAGAGTATTAAATGAAAATAGAGGACCAGCTGTTAGAGGAAGTAGGGCTCAAATTGATATGGATAGATATAGAATTTGGATGAGAAATGCAATTCTTAATACTCCAAATTTAACAGTTGCCCAAGAAATAGTAGATGAAATTTTAGTGAAAAATGGGAAAATATATGGAGTAAAAACAAATCTTTTAAATGTATATAGATGTAAGGCATTAATATTAACAACAGGTACTTTCATGAGAGGTCTTATGCATTTTGGACCTGTTAAGATTGAAGGTGGTAGATTTCATGAACTTCCTGCTAAAAAAATAAGCAAATCTCTTGAAGAACTTGGATTTAAGTTAGAAAGATTAAAAACAGGAACTACTGCAAGAATTGATGCAAGAACTATTGATTTTTCAAAAATGGAAATTCAGCCAGGAGATGAAAATCCAAAGCCATTTAGTTTTAGAACTGATAAAAAAACTTTTAATCCAAAACAACTTCCATGTTTTATAACATATACAAATGAAACTACTCACGATATTATAAAAGGCAATTTTCATAGAGCGCCTCTTTTTACAGGTCAAATTGAAGGAATAGGCCCAAGATATTGTCCAAGTATTGAAGATAAACTTAATAAATTTCCAGATAAAGAAAGACATCATGTATTTGTTGAACCTCAAACATTAGAGGCGACTGAGTATTACTTAAATGGTCTTTCAACATCGCTTCCAATGGATGTTCAAGAAGATTTTATTCATACGATACCTGGACTTGAAAATGCAAAAATTGTTAGGTTTGGATATGCAATTGAGTATGATTTTATTCAACCAACAAATTTAAAACATTCTCTTGAAACCAAAGCTATTGAAGGACTCTTCTTTGCTGGTCAAATTAATGGAACTACTGGTTATGAAGAGGCTGCTGCCCAAGGAATAATGGCAGGTATTAATGCAGCACTAAAAATTGATGAAAAAGAGCCTTTAATTTTAAGAAGAGATGAAGCTTATATTGGAGTTTTGATTGATGATTTAGTTACAAAAGGAACAAATGAGCCATATAGAATGTTTACAAGTAGGAGTGAATATAGACTTTTATTAAGAGAAGATAATGCAATACTTAGACTTGGTGATTATGGATATAAACTTGGACTTTTAGATGAGGAAACTTATAAAAGAATTGAAAAATTAAAAGAAGAAATAAATAGAGGAATGAAAATTGTAAATGAAACTTTTGTAACTCCAAATAAAGAGATTAATGTATTGCTTGAAAGTTTAGGAGAAGAGAAAATTCAAAATAAAATGGAAATAAGAAAAATTATAGGAAGACATACTTTTAATAAAGATAAATTATTTAAACTTTTACCAGAGCTTAAAAGTTTTAGTGATGAAGCAATTGAACAAATTTTAATAGAATCAAGATATCATCACTATATTGAAAAACAAAAACAGCAAATTGATAAAATGAAAGAGATGCTAAGTGTAAAAATTCCAGAAGATTTTGAGTATAAAGGAATTCCAGGTTTAAGTCGTGAAATTGTAGAAAAGCTTGAAAAATATAGACCAGCTACACTTTTTCAAGCAAGTGAGATTAGTGGGGTAACTCCTGCTGCAATTGATATTATTCATATGTATATTAATATAAAAAGGAATAAAAAATGA
- a CDS encoding PhoU family transcriptional regulator gives MYIEEKLEELNEKFYNYITTIEESLQKKELTDDFFFIDLKEFDNEVIRVIALYHPQGELLREAIAFLKISSFLVKIKKSVKAFIKRYDFNNDKIDALYQNALSAITTLKLATKSDNLEDAYSTIISYEKIADEIYKELVIEIKQIDDIDLILKTLNIAKKLERISDSVKTITKYLLFAKEGIDI, from the coding sequence ATGTATATAGAAGAAAAATTAGAAGAATTAAATGAAAAATTTTATAATTATATTACTACAATTGAAGAGTCTTTGCAAAAAAAAGAATTAACTGATGACTTTTTCTTTATTGATTTAAAAGAATTTGATAATGAAGTAATAAGAGTAATAGCTCTTTATCATCCACAAGGAGAACTTCTTAGAGAAGCAATAGCCTTTTTAAAAATCAGTTCATTTCTTGTAAAAATTAAAAAATCCGTAAAAGCTTTTATCAAAAGATACGATTTTAATAATGATAAAATTGATGCGCTCTACCAAAATGCACTCAGCGCTATTACTACATTAAAACTTGCAACAAAAAGTGACAATTTAGAAGATGCTTACTCAACAATTATAAGTTATGAAAAAATAGCAGATGAAATTTATAAAGAATTAGTAATTGAAATTAAACAAATTGATGATATTGATTTAATTCTTAAAACATTAAACATTGCTAAAAAACTTGAAAGAATTAGTGATAGTGTAAAAACAATTACAAAATATTTACTTTTTGCAAAAGAAGGAATTGATATATGA
- the fmt gene encoding methionyl-tRNA formyltransferase, translated as MNIVFMGSPEYAVKILDSLNKNFNILSVYTQPDKPVGRKKVLTPTPVKEYALKNNLKVYTPTSLKNDDVIKTLKPDFIVVAAYGLLLPKEILDIAPCINLHASLLPKYRGASPIQSAILNGDRYTGVTSMLMDEGLDTGDILVWDYVEVGNNTSIDLFDELGNIAANQIIYTLKNFDKIKPLKQNDIEATYSPKIKKQDGLISFDNALTIDRKYRAFQPWPGIFCDKFKINKMELIDIDSKNNIGEILEICKDGVIIGCKQGRIKLIKIQVPGKKEIDAISYINGKRLKVGDNILD; from the coding sequence ATGAATATTGTTTTTATGGGTTCTCCTGAATATGCTGTTAAAATTTTGGATTCTTTAAATAAAAATTTTAATATTTTATCTGTTTATACTCAACCTGATAAACCGGTTGGAAGAAAAAAGGTTTTAACTCCAACACCTGTCAAAGAATATGCGCTTAAAAATAATTTAAAAGTTTATACTCCAACGAGTTTAAAAAACGATGATGTTATTAAAACATTAAAGCCTGATTTTATAGTAGTAGCAGCTTATGGTCTTTTACTTCCAAAAGAGATTTTAGACATAGCCCCTTGTATTAATTTACATGCTTCACTTCTTCCAAAATATAGAGGTGCAAGTCCAATTCAAAGTGCTATTTTAAATGGTGATAGATATACAGGTGTTACTTCAATGCTTATGGATGAAGGATTAGATACAGGAGATATTTTAGTTTGGGACTATGTAGAAGTTGGTAATAATACAAGTATTGATTTATTTGATGAATTAGGGAATATTGCAGCAAATCAAATAATATATACTTTAAAAAATTTTGATAAAATAAAGCCCCTAAAACAAAATGATATTGAAGCCACTTATTCTCCTAAAATTAAAAAACAAGATGGTTTAATTAGTTTTGATAATGCATTAACAATTGATAGAAAGTATAGAGCTTTTCAACCTTGGCCTGGAATTTTTTGTGACAAGTTTAAAATCAATAAAATGGAATTAATAGATATTGACTCTAAAAATAACATAGGGGAGATTTTAGAAATTTGTAAGGATGGAGTAATAATTGGATGTAAACAAGGAAGAATAAAACTTATAAAAATTCAAGTTCCAGGAAAAAAAGAGATTGATGCAATAAGTTATATTAATGGAAAACGATTAAAAGTAGGAGATAATATCCTTGATTAA
- the pstA gene encoding phosphate ABC transporter permease PstA yields MRLLINKIVLLLSTLAAIIGLLFLFWILVTLTIKGFSSINLYLFTHDLVDNGLRNLLIGQFVLALIAVIIGVPIGIVAGIYLQEYSFNNNYAKFIRNLSDVMMSAPSIVIGTFVYAILVVPVGHQNGWAGAIALAIMMLPIVVRTTDDMLGLVPRELREAGVAIGAPKYKVIFDIIIKAAKVGIMTGLLLAFARIIGETAPLLFTSGNSEYFTLNLNEVFPSLTVAIYNLATMPDKHLVEIAWAGAFLLTLFVLIINLLGRYIIKEKIK; encoded by the coding sequence ATGAGACTTTTAATTAATAAAATTGTTCTTTTATTATCAACTCTTGCAGCTATTATTGGACTTTTATTTCTTTTTTGGATTTTAGTTACTTTAACTATTAAAGGTTTTAGTTCAATAAATTTATATCTTTTTACTCATGATTTAGTAGACAATGGTCTTAGAAATTTACTTATAGGACAATTTGTTTTAGCTCTAATTGCAGTTATAATTGGAGTTCCAATTGGAATAGTAGCAGGAATATATCTTCAAGAATATTCTTTTAATAATAATTATGCTAAATTTATTAGAAATCTCTCAGATGTAATGATGTCTGCTCCATCAATTGTTATAGGTACTTTTGTGTATGCAATTTTAGTAGTCCCAGTTGGTCATCAAAATGGGTGGGCTGGGGCTATTGCACTTGCTATTATGATGCTTCCAATTGTAGTTAGGACAACTGATGATATGTTAGGACTTGTGCCAAGAGAGCTAAGAGAAGCAGGAGTAGCAATTGGAGCACCAAAATATAAAGTAATTTTTGATATTATTATAAAAGCTGCAAAAGTTGGAATTATGACTGGTCTTTTACTTGCATTTGCAAGAATTATTGGAGAGACAGCTCCACTTTTATTTACAAGTGGTAATAGTGAATATTTTACTCTTAATTTAAATGAAGTGTTTCCAAGTTTAACTGTTGCAATATATAATCTTGCTACAATGCCAGATAAACATTTAGTTGAGATTGCATGGGCTGGAGCATTTTTACTTACACTTTTTGTTTTAATTATAAATTTACTTGGTAGATATATTATTAAGGAGAAAATCAAATGA
- a CDS encoding flagellar biosynthetic protein FliO, whose amino-acid sequence MKKIFFLLLSVFLFGANLINVDYFTHKNFVDVLFSLDNKFDGKVIKLNSNEFYLKNIKSSKEYIKNFENSFIKTIEVSPYKEGILVKINAKNFSTKFDLTPEGYGIRLRIKSNKILKQDSIKNLMANNIENKFDYITYIIVLAILVILAIILWLVKKRIVKLPTTASNLNIVFQKPIDAKNKVVLIEFNKRKYLMVIGNTNILIDVFDENMVNITTNKEFDEYLKLNSKMDEIKNYIKNAEELKEFDERI is encoded by the coding sequence ATGAAAAAAATATTTTTTTTATTATTAAGTGTTTTTTTATTTGGAGCTAATCTAATTAATGTAGATTATTTTACTCATAAAAATTTTGTAGATGTTTTATTTTCTCTTGATAATAAATTTGATGGAAAAGTAATTAAATTAAATAGTAATGAATTTTATTTAAAAAATATAAAAAGCTCAAAAGAATATATAAAAAATTTTGAAAATAGTTTTATTAAAACAATAGAGGTAAGTCCTTATAAAGAAGGGATATTAGTAAAAATAAATGCTAAAAATTTTTCTACAAAATTTGATTTGACGCCAGAAGGTTATGGTATAAGATTACGAATTAAAAGTAATAAAATATTAAAACAAGATAGTATTAAAAACTTAATGGCTAATAATATAGAAAATAAATTTGATTATATTACTTATATTATAGTACTTGCAATTTTAGTTATTCTTGCTATAATCCTTTGGCTTGTGAAAAAGAGGATAGTAAAGTTACCAACTACTGCTTCAAATTTAAATATTGTTTTTCAAAAGCCAATAGATGCAAAAAATAAAGTAGTTTTAATAGAGTTTAATAAAAGAAAATATTTAATGGTTATAGGAAATACTAATATATTAATCGACGTTTTTGATGAAAACATGGTAAATATTACTACAAATAAAGAATTTGATGAATATTTAAAATTAAATAGCAAAATGGATGAAATAAAAAACTATATAAAAAATGCGGAAGAATTAAAGGAGTTTGATGAAAGAATTTGA
- the fliN gene encoding flagellar motor switch protein FliN, with translation MEEKFDDVEQLIPDYSNLIDTEVLFESDIGRVEMSIREILDLKRGSIIDLKKPAGESAEVYVNGRIIGKGEVMVYEKNLAIRLNEVLDANSLIYYLTKEQK, from the coding sequence GTGGAAGAAAAATTTGATGATGTTGAGCAATTAATTCCTGATTATTCTAATTTAATTGATACAGAAGTTTTGTTTGAAAGTGATATAGGAAGAGTAGAAATGAGTATTAGAGAAATTCTTGATTTAAAAAGAGGAAGTATAATTGATTTAAAAAAGCCAGCAGGTGAAAGTGCAGAGGTTTATGTTAATGGAAGAATAATAGGCAAGGGTGAAGTAATGGTTTATGAAAAAAATCTTGCTATAAGACTTAATGAAGTTTTAGATGCAAATTCATTGATTTATTATTTAACAAAAGAGCAAAAATGA